Proteins encoded by one window of Cylindrospermum stagnale PCC 7417:
- a CDS encoding carotenoid oxygenase family protein yields the protein MVTTAVNPYLDGNFAPVHAEITTDTLQVIGELPPELSGIFLRNGPNPQWSPKGNYHWFDGDGMLHGVQISNGKATYRNRYIQTAGWKTEQAAGKALWTGFAEPPQMENPQGPYKNVANTALVWHAGQLLALWEGGAPHAIKVPELETIGEYTYNDKLVSAFTAHPKVDPVIGEMMFFGYSPLTPPYLKYSVVSAEGELLSTVPIDLPIGVMMHDFAITENYTIFMDLPLTFSSKRMQRGEPMMLFERDRPSRFGIVPRFGNNSNIRWFESPACYVFHTLNAYEEEDEIVLIACRMSSTNVLVAEGMQPDPDGDIPRLHQWRFNLSKGTVREEMLDDTPGEFPCVNENLLGQKTQYGYIGKWADATLPLFDGLIKYDLNSGKSETHTFRQGCYGGAAAFAPRPGATDEDDGWLITFVHNEGKGTSELVVLNAQDVTGEAAARVLIPQRVPYGFHSAWVSEAQLRGA from the coding sequence ATGGTAACAACCGCAGTTAATCCATATCTCGATGGCAACTTTGCCCCAGTCCACGCAGAAATTACCACTGACACCCTGCAAGTAATTGGTGAGCTACCCCCTGAGCTATCGGGGATATTTCTCCGGAATGGCCCGAACCCCCAATGGTCACCCAAGGGTAATTACCACTGGTTTGACGGAGATGGGATGTTGCACGGAGTGCAAATTAGCAACGGCAAAGCCACTTATCGCAATCGCTACATCCAGACAGCAGGATGGAAAACTGAGCAAGCAGCAGGTAAAGCCCTTTGGACTGGATTTGCCGAACCCCCGCAGATGGAAAACCCCCAAGGTCCTTACAAAAATGTTGCCAATACTGCCCTTGTTTGGCACGCTGGGCAACTTTTGGCGCTATGGGAAGGGGGAGCGCCTCATGCCATTAAAGTTCCTGAGTTAGAGACAATTGGCGAGTACACCTACAATGACAAGCTAGTTTCTGCTTTTACTGCCCATCCGAAGGTAGACCCAGTGATCGGCGAGATGATGTTCTTTGGCTACTCTCCGTTGACACCACCTTACCTAAAATATAGTGTGGTTTCAGCCGAGGGTGAACTGTTGTCAACAGTGCCAATTGACTTGCCTATAGGGGTGATGATGCACGATTTTGCTATCACCGAAAACTACACAATTTTTATGGATCTGCCGCTGACTTTTAGCAGCAAACGAATGCAACGGGGAGAACCGATGATGCTGTTTGAGCGCGATCGCCCCAGTCGTTTTGGTATTGTCCCCCGTTTCGGCAATAACAGCAACATCCGCTGGTTTGAAAGTCCTGCCTGCTACGTCTTCCATACCCTCAACGCCTACGAAGAAGAAGATGAAATAGTACTTATTGCCTGTCGCATGAGTTCCACAAACGTCTTAGTTGCTGAAGGAATGCAACCCGATCCAGACGGAGATATCCCACGCCTGCATCAGTGGCGGTTTAACCTGAGTAAAGGGACAGTCCGCGAAGAAATGCTAGATGATACACCAGGGGAATTTCCCTGTGTCAACGAAAACCTGTTAGGACAAAAAACCCAATATGGTTACATTGGTAAGTGGGCAGATGCTACCTTGCCTTTGTTCGATGGTCTAATTAAATACGATCTCAACAGCGGCAAGTCCGAAACTCATACATTCAGACAAGGATGCTATGGCGGTGCAGCTGCGTTTGCACCCCGTCCTGGTGCCACAGATGAAGATGATGGCTGGCTGATAACTTTTGTCCACAACGAAGGTAAAGGAACTTCTGAATTAGTGGTGCTGAATGCCCAAGATGTGACCGGTGAAGCGGCGGCGCGGGTGTTAATTCCCCAACGCGTACCCTATGGGTTTCACAGCGCTTGGGTTTCTGAGGCACAGTTGAGGGGCGCTTAA
- a CDS encoding alpha/beta hydrolase yields the protein MDKRRLKKLLIGDFTWKRLITSLAFIYIFFAAYVYFRADSMIFLPQPSSYQDSQKILKLTSAEKTNISAVHLLNAQAKYTILYAHGNAEDLGDIQQVLQKLRDFGFNVFAYDYRGYGTSEGTPTENHAYQDIDTAYNYLTQNLKIPPQQIIVFGRSVGAGSAVDLAARKPVAGLIIESAFVSAFRVIVPFPILPFDKFSNLGKIKRVKCPVLVMHGKADEIIPFTHGEKLFAAAKSPKLFLWVEEATHNDFIWVAGERYGKTLQEFVKLVNMST from the coding sequence ATGGATAAACGGCGTTTGAAAAAACTGCTAATTGGTGATTTTACTTGGAAACGATTGATCACATCTCTAGCTTTTATCTATATATTTTTTGCTGCCTATGTCTATTTTCGGGCAGATAGTATGATTTTTTTGCCGCAACCCTCTAGCTATCAAGATAGTCAGAAAATACTCAAGCTAACAAGTGCTGAAAAAACGAATATTTCCGCAGTGCATTTGTTGAATGCTCAAGCTAAGTATACTATTCTTTATGCTCATGGCAATGCCGAAGATTTAGGAGATATCCAACAAGTACTGCAAAAATTACGCGATTTTGGTTTTAATGTTTTTGCTTATGATTATCGCGGCTATGGGACAAGTGAGGGAACGCCTACAGAAAATCATGCTTATCAAGATATTGATACTGCTTACAATTATTTGACCCAAAATCTCAAGATTCCACCGCAGCAGATTATTGTATTTGGTCGTTCTGTTGGTGCTGGTTCAGCAGTAGATTTAGCAGCACGAAAACCAGTTGCAGGTTTAATTATTGAAAGCGCCTTTGTTTCGGCATTTCGAGTTATTGTACCTTTCCCAATTTTGCCTTTTGATAAGTTTAGCAATTTGGGCAAAATTAAAAGAGTGAAGTGTCCGGTATTAGTGATGCATGGTAAAGCGGATGAAATTATTCCTTTTACTCATGGAGAAAAATTATTTGCTGCTGCCAAGTCGCCAAAACTTTTTTTATGGGTGGAGGAAGCGACACATAATGATTTTATCTGGGTGGCGGGAGAAAGGTATGGAAAAACTTTGCAGGAGTTTGTGAAGTTAGTAAATATGTCAACTTAA
- a CDS encoding DUF6585 family protein — MSNKNNQHLEDYSLGKLIKEFKPQISRKLIQPMVIALFFIIGGVQLISGGFKEAWITIIGLGCIIFSGFLIYGIVDILRERLFLYEDGLVYKSSNIIKIINFKDIVALWQYGVQYYQYFVIPTGRKSYQYTIQTKDGNAIILDEIIANEELGKYLNHEVIKYLMPSLKFNYSVGQSVTFGEITISKKGIKAKNNTLPWLEVESIDISSGKVYIRKKNGSWLNKNWYVAEVSTICNLYIFIEMTNTILSSVRP; from the coding sequence ATGAGTAATAAAAATAATCAGCATTTAGAAGATTATTCATTAGGAAAACTAATTAAAGAATTTAAACCGCAAATTTCAAGAAAGCTTATCCAGCCTATGGTTATAGCATTATTTTTTATAATAGGTGGAGTACAACTTATATCTGGAGGATTCAAAGAAGCTTGGATAACAATTATAGGATTAGGATGTATTATATTCTCTGGCTTTTTAATATATGGTATTGTAGATATTCTGAGAGAACGTTTATTTTTATATGAAGATGGGTTAGTCTACAAGTCTAGCAATATCATAAAAATTATTAATTTTAAAGATATTGTAGCATTGTGGCAGTATGGTGTTCAATACTATCAATACTTCGTAATTCCCACTGGCAGAAAGAGTTATCAATACACAATTCAAACTAAAGATGGTAACGCAATAATTCTTGATGAAATAATAGCTAATGAGGAATTGGGTAAGTATTTAAATCATGAAGTTATTAAATACTTGATGCCTAGCCTTAAGTTTAATTATAGTGTAGGACAATCGGTTACTTTTGGAGAAATCACAATCAGTAAAAAGGGAATTAAAGCCAAAAATAATACATTACCTTGGTTAGAAGTTGAAAGTATAGATATTTCATCTGGGAAAGTTTACATCAGGAAAAAAAATGGTAGTTGGCTGAACAAAAATTGGTATGTGGCAGAAGTATCAACAATATGCAATTTATATATTTTTATAGAAATGACTAATACAATTCTTAGCAGTGTAAGACCTTAA